In a single window of the Pirellulales bacterium genome:
- a CDS encoding HlyD family efflux transporter periplasmic adaptor subunit, protein MLVLLVLLAGAGGLVYFFLPLGGDGQARADYLTHHVERGKFLYEVTERGEIESSSNVEVRCEVQSRNTGGTAILEIVPEGTYVEKRELIARLDKSALENEYNQQQITCNASNASVIQAQSALATAQIARREYLDGTFRQDEQILLGEISVAEENLRRAEDYAGYSQKLAAKDFVTQLQLEADLFAVEKAKMDLATAKTKIEVMREFTKAKMLTQLEADIKIAEANLASNENVKRLDEEKLALIQAQIDKCEILAPSAGQVVYANSTDRRGDSEVVIQEGALIRERQVIVRLPDPKRMQVRAKINEARVDRVKEGQPVVIQLDAFPEKKLLGKVRRVDDYPIPAGWFSSTVKEYATYVDIIDPPDGLRPGMTAQVRIEISRMPDVIQVPVQAVFEHAKRHYCLVRTAKGLEPREVKIGTTNEKQVVIQEGLSEKEIVLVNPRAHEDSVAMPEVPTLPERQEQIAARPTNEVASNEAEVPSSKTASSSKTEESNGGTADEPLVQVETARPVAGRAEGDDKAGEDDSASGDRAERRKRREEMMAMGPAGAAKAMFEQFDADHDGKLTESELPEQMRQFSASMDTNKDGSIDAAELTAAMRRFAAMRAGAGGGAPPAGGAGL, encoded by the coding sequence ATGCTCGTCCTCTTGGTCTTGCTGGCTGGGGCCGGCGGGCTCGTCTATTTCTTCCTTCCGCTGGGGGGGGACGGCCAGGCCCGGGCCGACTATCTGACGCACCACGTCGAGCGCGGCAAGTTCCTGTACGAGGTGACCGAGCGCGGTGAGATCGAAAGTTCGAGCAACGTCGAGGTGCGCTGCGAGGTGCAGTCGCGGAACACCGGGGGGACGGCCATTCTCGAGATCGTGCCCGAGGGGACCTATGTCGAGAAGAGGGAGCTGATTGCCCGGCTCGACAAGTCGGCGCTTGAGAATGAATACAACCAGCAGCAGATCACCTGCAACGCGAGCAATGCGTCGGTGATTCAGGCGCAGAGCGCCTTGGCCACGGCCCAGATCGCGCGGCGCGAATATCTCGACGGCACGTTTCGCCAGGACGAGCAGATTCTGTTGGGCGAGATTTCCGTGGCGGAGGAGAATCTCCGCCGCGCCGAGGATTATGCCGGCTATAGCCAGAAGCTGGCCGCCAAGGACTTCGTGACGCAATTGCAGCTCGAGGCGGATCTGTTCGCCGTCGAAAAGGCGAAGATGGATCTCGCTACGGCCAAGACCAAGATCGAGGTAATGCGCGAGTTCACCAAGGCCAAGATGCTCACGCAGCTCGAGGCCGACATCAAGATCGCCGAGGCCAATCTCGCGTCGAACGAGAACGTGAAGCGGCTCGACGAAGAAAAACTGGCTCTGATTCAAGCCCAGATCGACAAGTGTGAGATTCTCGCCCCCTCGGCCGGCCAGGTCGTCTACGCGAACTCGACCGATCGCCGTGGCGACTCGGAAGTGGTGATTCAGGAAGGGGCGCTGATTCGCGAGCGCCAGGTCATCGTGCGCTTGCCCGATCCGAAGCGGATGCAGGTCCGGGCCAAGATCAACGAGGCGCGCGTCGATCGGGTGAAAGAAGGCCAGCCGGTGGTGATTCAGCTCGACGCCTTCCCCGAGAAGAAGCTGCTGGGCAAGGTCCGCCGCGTGGACGACTATCCGATTCCGGCCGGCTGGTTCAGCTCGACCGTGAAGGAGTACGCGACCTATGTCGACATCATCGACCCCCCCGATGGCCTGCGTCCCGGCATGACGGCCCAGGTGCGCATCGAGATTTCGCGAATGCCGGACGTGATCCAGGTGCCGGTGCAAGCGGTGTTCGAGCATGCCAAGCGCCACTATTGTCTGGTGCGCACGGCCAAGGGGCTCGAGCCACGCGAAGTCAAGATCGGCACGACGAACGAGAAGCAGGTCGTGATCCAGGAGGGCTTGTCGGAAAAAGAGATCGTGCTCGTGAATCCGCGGGCGCACGAAGACAGCGTGGCGATGCCGGAAGTCCCCACCCTGCCGGAGCGCCAGGAGCAGATCGCCGCCCGCCCGACCAACGAGGTCGCATCGAACGAGGCGGAGGTTCCATCGAGCAAGACGGCTTCGTCGAGCAAGACCGAAGAATCGAATGGCGGAACCGCCGACGAACCACTCGTCCAGGTCGAAACAGCCAGGCCGGTGGCGGGCAGGGCCGAAGGGGACGACAAGGCCGGTGAGGACGACAGCGCCTCGGGCGATCGCGCGGAACGCCGCAAACGCCGCGAAGAGATGATGGCCATGGGGCCTGCCGGTGCGGCCAAGGCCATGTTCGAGCAGTTCGATGCCGACCACGACGGCAAGCTGACCGAGTCGGAATTGCCGGAACAGATGCGACAGTTCAGTGCCTCGATGGATACCAACAAGGATGGTTCGATCGACGCCGCCGAATTGACTGCGGCCATGCGCCGCTTCGCCGCGATGCGCGCTGGCGCCGGCGGCGGTGCTCCGCCCGCGGGCGGAGCGGGGCTATGA
- a CDS encoding ABC transporter ATP-binding protein translates to MNLAVRIEDLKKDYHLSGEVVHALRGVSLDVPEGDYVAIMGPSGSGKSTLLNLLGCLDRPTSGRYFLGGDDVAVMHDDELSEVRAGRIGFVFQSYNLIQQLTVIENIEVPLYYQGRLTPALRQRCRDLAELVGLGERLRHRPAQLSGGQQQRAAIARSLANDPRFILADEPTGNLDSVTTAEILDLLERLNADGKTVIMVTHEDDVAQHAKRIIRLKDGLLQSDVRRAAVESNQKTNGAVSIV, encoded by the coding sequence ATGAACCTCGCGGTTCGCATCGAAGATCTCAAGAAGGACTATCACCTCTCGGGTGAGGTCGTCCACGCCTTGCGCGGCGTCTCGCTCGATGTGCCCGAGGGGGACTACGTGGCCATCATGGGGCCGTCGGGATCGGGCAAGTCGACGTTGTTGAACCTGCTCGGTTGCCTCGACCGCCCCACGTCGGGGCGATACTTCCTCGGTGGCGACGACGTGGCCGTGATGCACGACGACGAGCTTTCCGAAGTCCGTGCCGGCCGCATCGGCTTCGTCTTTCAGTCGTACAATTTGATCCAGCAGCTCACGGTGATCGAGAACATCGAGGTGCCCCTGTACTACCAGGGGCGCCTCACGCCCGCCTTGCGACAGCGCTGCCGCGACCTGGCCGAGTTGGTCGGTTTAGGAGAACGTCTACGGCACCGGCCGGCGCAGCTCTCCGGTGGTCAGCAGCAGCGCGCCGCGATCGCCCGCAGCCTGGCGAACGATCCTCGTTTCATCCTGGCGGACGAGCCGACGGGCAATCTCGATTCGGTGACCACGGCCGAGATTCTCGACCTGCTCGAACGGCTCAACGCCGACGGCAAGACCGTGATCATGGTGACGCACGAAGACGACGTCGCGCAGCACGCCAAGCGCATCATTCGTTTGAAGGATGGCCTGCTGCAATCGGACGTGCGCCGCGCGGCGGTCGAGTCGAATCAGAAAACGAACGGCGCCGTGTCGATCGTGTGA
- a CDS encoding ABC transporter permease has product MWLRTWLLGVKSLLLHPLRSLLTVLGIFIGVSSVIWLLAIGEGISRKAQEQIEGLGADNIIIRSIKPPDASIVVSRGPTPYGLTRADFELLTTTVPTIERALPIRELRRQFSFYDRTLDGRLVGCTPEYAEVTQLRVDRGHFLTDAELSQRENVCVLSAGAAERLFPFEDPLGRAIHVEEAYYVVVGVMKHRDPTAAVGGSFSAQDFSSDVYIPITTLWNRIGDSIVTRRSGSFEGEIVELSQITLRVNSVDNVIATSELVKETLAGRHRSQDWGVTVPLELLEQAKTTRLMFIVFMGLIAAISLVVGGIGIMNIMLATVTERTREIGIRRALGAKRSDITRQFLAETIVLSVVGGATGVLGGLTCGPVTDWARLLVENAFPRVMADLPPVIQTVVPVVVPWSIPLAFGISVGVGVIFGLYPAMRAAAMDPIEALRHE; this is encoded by the coding sequence TTGTGGTTGAGAACGTGGCTGCTGGGGGTGAAGAGCCTGCTCTTGCACCCTTTGCGCTCGTTGCTCACCGTGCTGGGCATCTTCATCGGCGTATCGAGCGTGATCTGGCTGCTCGCCATCGGCGAAGGCATCAGCCGCAAGGCGCAGGAACAGATCGAAGGTCTCGGGGCGGACAATATCATCATCCGCTCGATCAAGCCCCCCGATGCCAGCATCGTGGTGAGTCGAGGACCGACGCCTTATGGGCTGACTCGCGCCGATTTCGAGCTGCTGACGACGACCGTCCCCACGATCGAACGCGCGCTGCCGATCCGCGAGTTGCGGCGACAGTTTTCATTCTACGACCGCACGCTCGACGGACGGCTCGTCGGCTGCACGCCCGAGTATGCCGAAGTGACGCAATTGCGCGTCGATCGCGGGCACTTTCTCACCGACGCGGAATTGTCGCAGCGCGAGAACGTGTGCGTCCTTTCGGCGGGCGCCGCCGAACGGTTGTTTCCCTTCGAAGACCCGCTCGGCCGCGCCATCCACGTGGAAGAGGCCTACTACGTCGTCGTGGGCGTGATGAAGCATCGCGATCCGACGGCGGCGGTCGGTGGTTCGTTCTCGGCCCAGGATTTTTCGAGCGACGTCTACATACCGATCACGACGCTCTGGAACCGCATCGGCGATTCGATCGTCACGCGTCGCAGCGGCTCGTTTGAAGGCGAAATCGTCGAGCTCAGCCAGATCACGCTGCGCGTGAATAGCGTCGATAACGTCATCGCGACTTCCGAGTTGGTGAAAGAAACGCTGGCGGGGCGCCACCGCTCGCAAGACTGGGGCGTCACCGTGCCGCTCGAGCTGCTCGAGCAGGCCAAGACCACGCGGCTCATGTTCATCGTCTTCATGGGCTTGATCGCCGCGATCTCGCTGGTCGTGGGAGGCATCGGCATCATGAACATCATGCTGGCCACGGTGACGGAGCGCACCCGGGAGATCGGTATCCGCCGCGCCCTGGGGGCCAAACGGAGCGACATCACGCGGCAGTTTCTGGCCGAGACGATCGTGCTGTCGGTAGTCGGCGGGGCGACGGGCGTCTTGGGGGGCCTGACGTGTGGGCCCGTCACCGATTGGGCGCGCCTGCTGGTCGAGAACGCCTTTCCACGGGTGATGGCCGATCTGCCCCCCGTCATTCAGACGGTGGTGCCAGTCGTGGTGCCGTGGTCCATTCCCCTGGCGTTCGGCATCTCGGTGGGGGTGGGGGTGATTTTCGGGCTCTACCCCGCGATGCGCGCGGCGGCGATGGATCCGATCGAGGCGCTGCGGCACGAGTAG
- a CDS encoding sugar phosphate isomerase/epimerase — protein sequence MADFLYGLNTSTIQPAPLMDKIRIAHEAGYDAIELWINDVEKYQEEGHPVSNVRKALDDAGLQRPSMISLRDWCEPDDDKFQAALDVCKRRLDVARELGVERIVAGPPGGVVPLELAIARYNELLELSVQRGVPASVEFLGFVKGINRLEEAWAIAAGTHQSTATVTPDAWHMFRGGTDWAVLDSIPADHISCFHWNDAPAEPPREKQDDSHRVYPGDGILDLKKLASQLRAKDWHGVLSLELFNRDYWGQDPLEVARTGLAKMKASVA from the coding sequence ATGGCAGACTTTCTTTACGGGCTGAACACCAGCACCATTCAGCCTGCCCCCTTGATGGACAAGATCCGCATTGCGCACGAGGCGGGTTACGACGCCATCGAGCTGTGGATCAACGACGTCGAGAAGTATCAGGAAGAAGGGCATCCCGTTTCCAACGTCCGCAAGGCGCTCGACGATGCGGGGCTGCAGCGGCCGAGCATGATCTCGCTGCGCGACTGGTGCGAGCCGGACGACGACAAATTCCAAGCGGCGCTGGACGTGTGCAAGCGGCGTCTCGACGTGGCCCGCGAGTTGGGGGTTGAACGGATCGTGGCCGGTCCCCCCGGGGGGGTCGTGCCGCTCGAATTGGCCATCGCACGCTACAACGAGCTGCTCGAGCTGAGCGTCCAGCGTGGAGTGCCCGCCTCGGTCGAGTTTCTCGGCTTCGTAAAAGGCATCAATCGCCTCGAAGAGGCCTGGGCCATCGCCGCGGGGACTCATCAGTCGACCGCCACCGTCACGCCCGACGCCTGGCACATGTTCCGCGGCGGAACCGATTGGGCCGTGCTCGATTCGATTCCGGCCGACCACATCTCGTGCTTCCACTGGAACGATGCCCCCGCCGAGCCCCCGCGCGAGAAGCAGGACGACTCGCATCGAGTCTATCCCGGCGACGGCATCCTCGATCTGAAGAAGCTCGCCAGCCAGCTCCGCGCCAAGGATTGGCACGGCGTGCTATCACTCGAACTCTTCAACCGCGACTATTGGGGGCAGGATCCACTCGAAGTGGCGCGGACGGGGTTGGCCAAGATGAAAGCTAGCGTGGCCTGA
- a CDS encoding ABC transporter ATP-binding protein, whose translation MPASASTLRESESSGAARRTTAPPIVEVDRLTKTYGDFTALADCSLTVGRGEIFGLLGPNGSGKTTFIRLLMGFLRPTSGSARIEGLDSYRDSVKVHRHVAYLPGDARLFRTMRAREVLRFFCNIRPGTSYARAIALAERLEINLTRQVAVFSTGMRQKLALAATLAAETPLVILDEPTANLDPTVRADVLALVREAQAGGSTVIFSSHVLSEIEEICDRVVILRNGQLVHTQAMSDLRRQHRIRARLTGTLVPPPEHLADELVIETGDDGELVILTPGELSPLLGWLARLPLAEVQIEPIGLRAIYEKFHAAEST comes from the coding sequence ATGCCTGCCTCTGCCTCCACGCTTCGAGAGTCTGAATCGAGCGGTGCCGCGCGCCGTACCACGGCGCCGCCGATCGTCGAAGTCGATCGGCTCACCAAAACCTACGGCGATTTCACCGCGCTCGCCGACTGCTCGCTCACCGTCGGCCGGGGGGAGATCTTCGGCCTGCTCGGCCCCAACGGCTCGGGCAAGACCACGTTCATCCGCCTGCTGATGGGGTTCCTGCGTCCGACCAGTGGCTCGGCGCGGATCGAAGGGCTCGACTCCTATCGCGACTCGGTGAAAGTACACCGGCACGTCGCCTACCTGCCGGGCGATGCGCGGCTGTTCCGCACGATGCGCGCCCGAGAGGTGCTGCGATTCTTCTGCAACATTCGCCCGGGCACGAGCTATGCCCGCGCCATTGCCCTGGCCGAACGTCTCGAGATCAACCTGACGCGGCAAGTGGCGGTTTTCTCGACCGGCATGCGGCAGAAGTTGGCCCTGGCGGCGACGCTGGCGGCCGAGACACCACTGGTGATCCTCGACGAGCCGACGGCGAATCTCGACCCGACGGTCCGCGCCGATGTGCTCGCCCTGGTGCGTGAGGCGCAGGCCGGCGGCAGCACGGTCATCTTCTCGTCCCACGTGCTCAGCGAGATCGAAGAGATCTGCGATCGGGTCGTCATCCTCCGCAACGGTCAACTCGTGCATACGCAGGCCATGTCCGATTTGCGGCGGCAGCACCGCATCCGCGCCCGGCTGACGGGGACCTTGGTACCACCGCCCGAGCATCTCGCCGACGAGCTGGTGATCGAAACGGGAGACGACGGCGAACTGGTAATCCTCACGCCGGGCGAACTATCTCCCTTGCTCGGCTGGCTCGCGCGCTTGCCCCTGGCCGAAGTTCAGATCGAGCCGATCGGTCTCCGCGCCATTTACGAGAAGTTCCACGCTGCCGAATCCACCTGA
- a CDS encoding ABC transporter permease subunit — MNRALWFKSIREARLLLLSCAVLMFIFNWIFVWVTSLVDLSALRIFLKALPPEMQNLSGVSVDEVATYSGRIALAYVDPVVLMVAAVWAISRGSDAVSGEINRGTMELLIAQPVRRFTVLWTQATVTIVGGMLIAASCLLGTAMGLWTIEFDEPIKAATFIPAATNIFGLIFFLAGTSTLASSWESYRWRTVGLMGGVFIIGLIIKVMARTVSKLDWLAYFTFFGAFEPQAMVSNTDRAWELVLRYNSLLLGMGLAAYIAATVIFCRRDLPAPL; from the coding sequence ATGAATCGTGCCCTTTGGTTCAAGTCGATCCGTGAAGCGCGGCTCCTGCTCCTGTCTTGCGCCGTGCTCATGTTCATCTTCAATTGGATCTTCGTCTGGGTCACCAGCCTCGTCGATCTCAGCGCGCTGCGGATCTTTCTCAAGGCGCTGCCCCCCGAGATGCAAAACCTGTCGGGCGTGTCGGTCGACGAGGTGGCCACCTACTCGGGACGAATTGCCCTGGCCTATGTCGATCCCGTCGTGTTGATGGTGGCTGCCGTGTGGGCCATCTCGCGCGGTTCCGACGCCGTCAGCGGCGAAATCAATCGGGGCACGATGGAGTTGCTCATCGCGCAGCCCGTGCGACGCTTTACCGTGCTGTGGACCCAGGCCACGGTAACCATCGTCGGGGGCATGCTGATCGCTGCGTCCTGTCTGCTTGGCACCGCGATGGGGCTTTGGACCATCGAATTCGACGAGCCGATCAAGGCCGCAACGTTCATTCCCGCGGCGACGAATATCTTCGGACTGATCTTTTTCCTGGCTGGCACGAGCACGCTCGCCTCGTCCTGGGAGAGTTATCGCTGGCGCACCGTGGGCCTGATGGGGGGCGTGTTCATCATCGGCCTGATTATCAAGGTCATGGCACGAACCGTGTCGAAGCTCGACTGGCTGGCCTACTTCACGTTCTTTGGCGCCTTCGAACCCCAGGCGATGGTCAGCAACACCGATCGCGCCTGGGAACTGGTGCTGCGCTACAACAGCCTTCTGCTGGGCATGGGCCTGGCCGCGTACATCGCTGCCACGGTCATCTTCTGCCGCCGCGACCTGCCTGCACCGCTTTGA
- a CDS encoding sodium/solute symporter (Members of the Solute:Sodium Symporter (SSS), TC 2.A.21 as described in tcdb.org, catalyze solute:Na+ symport. Known solutes for members of the family include sugars, amino acids, nucleosides, inositols, vitamins, urea or anions, depending on the system.): MLESVPVLFAQSASLPLQLIDVVVLLSIVLAVTLFGMWIGRKEDSTTDYYLAGKTVAWWAVAGSIFGTNISSHHMVGMMGAGLKEGFAQANFEFGAIFGLMMLCYFFLPFYRRMGLYTLSEYLGRRFDDRSRLVYSITNMAFLLIQMVGTMILGALTVATLTAGSSYAISYETAIFLLAATAGAYTFYGGLKADIFNDVVQSVLLLLASGLLAALAIWHPNVGGLSGLLEKQPEKFHVFFEPSHPELPWTGVFSGLMVLHMYYWGTNQFMVQRTLSARTDWDARLGTIAAGFFKLLIPFLCIVPGMAAAYILAIDPATESDTAFAGLTRELLPAGYGLIGLVMAGLVAGILSTIDSMMNSTATLFTFDIYKKYIQPDASERRLIWIGRGAMILMVGAAIALSLVFGQAKGGVFNRMADYNAYLVPGVIVAYVAGILQPMVTRTAALACIIAGPIFSIIFEQVAWFGYDHNLQAFHRAALTTLACYLLVLAVSLLTKHERHAGCEQYTWGRFERQSPQDEALMRPWWQHDKLWAGVLIACTVAMCWYFR, translated from the coding sequence ATGCTTGAATCGGTTCCGGTGCTGTTCGCGCAGTCGGCCAGTTTGCCGTTGCAGTTGATCGATGTGGTGGTGTTGCTCAGCATCGTCCTGGCCGTCACGCTGTTCGGCATGTGGATCGGTCGCAAGGAGGACAGCACGACCGATTACTATCTCGCCGGCAAGACGGTGGCCTGGTGGGCCGTGGCCGGCTCGATCTTCGGCACGAACATCAGCTCGCATCACATGGTGGGCATGATGGGGGCCGGCCTCAAGGAAGGTTTCGCCCAGGCCAACTTCGAATTCGGCGCCATCTTCGGCCTGATGATGCTCTGCTACTTCTTTTTGCCCTTCTATCGGCGGATGGGGCTTTACACGCTGTCCGAGTATCTCGGCCGACGCTTCGACGATCGCAGCCGGTTGGTTTACTCGATCACCAACATGGCGTTCCTCCTCATCCAGATGGTGGGCACCATGATCCTGGGGGCGCTCACCGTGGCAACCCTCACGGCCGGCTCGTCGTACGCTATCAGCTACGAGACGGCCATCTTCCTGCTGGCGGCGACCGCCGGAGCATACACGTTCTATGGCGGGCTGAAGGCCGACATCTTCAACGACGTCGTGCAAAGCGTACTGCTATTGCTGGCCAGTGGCTTGCTCGCCGCCCTGGCCATCTGGCACCCGAACGTGGGTGGCCTGTCGGGCCTGCTCGAAAAACAGCCCGAGAAGTTTCACGTCTTCTTCGAGCCAAGCCATCCCGAGCTTCCCTGGACCGGCGTCTTCAGCGGCCTGATGGTCTTGCACATGTATTACTGGGGAACCAACCAGTTCATGGTGCAACGCACGCTCAGTGCCCGCACCGATTGGGATGCCCGGCTCGGCACGATCGCGGCCGGCTTCTTCAAGCTCTTGATTCCGTTCCTCTGTATCGTGCCGGGCATGGCCGCGGCCTACATCCTGGCGATCGACCCGGCCACCGAGAGCGATACGGCCTTTGCCGGCCTGACGCGCGAGCTACTGCCGGCCGGATATGGATTGATTGGGCTGGTGATGGCCGGCCTGGTGGCGGGCATCCTCTCCACGATCGACTCGATGATGAACTCGACCGCCACGCTCTTCACCTTCGATATCTACAAAAAGTACATCCAGCCCGACGCCTCCGAACGTCGACTGATCTGGATCGGCCGCGGCGCGATGATCTTGATGGTCGGCGCGGCGATCGCGCTGTCGCTCGTCTTCGGCCAGGCGAAGGGGGGCGTCTTCAACCGCATGGCCGATTACAACGCCTACCTGGTGCCCGGCGTGATCGTGGCCTACGTGGCCGGCATCTTGCAGCCGATGGTCACGCGGACCGCCGCCCTGGCCTGTATCATCGCGGGCCCGATTTTCTCGATCATCTTCGAGCAGGTGGCGTGGTTCGGCTACGACCACAACTTACAGGCCTTTCATCGCGCGGCGCTGACGACGCTGGCCTGCTACCTGTTGGTGCTCGCGGTCAGTCTGCTGACGAAGCACGAGCGCCACGCCGGGTGCGAGCAGTACACCTGGGGGCGCTTCGAGCGCCAGTCGCCCCAGGATGAAGCGTTGATGCGCCCCTGGTGGCAGCATGACAAACTCTGGGCCGGCGTGCTCATCGCCTGCACGGTAGCCATGTGCTGGTATTTTCGGTAG
- a CDS encoding class I SAM-dependent methyltransferase: MSEAKPSTFLSNAQLEKSSVVANSRMNRARGLAGANSYEKELGLNPVTWLRSRSRQAGHAAWLDLCCGRGEALVEASQAWSNDAPNLFLHGVDLVGMLRPTPRVPWLKLEVASLHEWSPPRRYDLITCVHGLHYIGDKLGLVEHAISWLEPNGYLLAHLDLDNLRGDNDRPLGSHLRRTLESNGCSYHRRKRLLSRSGNAPCTFGYRYRGADDRAGANYTGQEAVHSYYSIDHSAP, from the coding sequence ATGAGCGAAGCGAAGCCATCCACCTTTCTAAGCAATGCCCAGCTCGAAAAGTCGAGCGTCGTGGCCAATTCGCGCATGAATCGCGCACGTGGGCTGGCTGGGGCGAACAGCTATGAGAAAGAATTGGGCCTCAATCCCGTCACGTGGCTGCGATCTCGATCGAGACAAGCAGGCCATGCGGCCTGGCTCGATCTTTGCTGCGGCCGCGGCGAAGCGCTGGTCGAAGCGTCACAAGCATGGAGCAACGATGCCCCGAACCTATTCCTGCACGGAGTCGATCTCGTGGGAATGCTCCGGCCCACTCCACGTGTCCCCTGGCTGAAGCTGGAAGTCGCGTCGTTGCACGAATGGTCGCCACCGCGGCGGTATGATCTCATCACGTGCGTGCATGGTCTGCACTACATCGGCGACAAGCTAGGACTTGTCGAACACGCAATAAGCTGGCTGGAGCCCAACGGGTACCTGCTGGCCCACCTCGATCTCGACAATCTGCGAGGCGACAATGACCGTCCACTCGGTTCGCATTTACGACGAACACTTGAATCGAACGGTTGCAGCTACCACCGCCGCAAACGCTTGCTTTCGCGTAGCGGAAACGCGCCTTGTACTTTCGGCTACCGATACCGAGGAGCCGATGACCGCGCGGGCGCGAACTACACCGGCCAGGAAGCGGTTCACTCGTACTATTCGATCGACCACAGCGCCCCTTAG
- a CDS encoding MBL fold metallo-hydrolase — translation MPAVTRRRWGSFAIGLLLIATPATAWGQGIAQQNILQAFADQKEALKVNDHIYQASGFSNTYLVTTSAGNVIIDTSTSAFAGRHKKLLQAVNKEPIKYIILTHGHPDHMGGIRQWREPGTEVIAQANYPAFREYHRRLLAFHARRAAAQYNLALPVTLSAAEELLRPDYDATITFEKEYTFKLGELTFELHAAPGETQDQLAIWIPELKTAFLGDNYYETFPNIYTLRGTEFRSPALWIKSLEMVRSWHPELLLGSHVEPIKGAKEIEQRLTHYIEAIRYVDNETVKGMNAGKDVHTLMREIKLPDELKIGEQYGRLTWSIRGIYEGYVGWFDELPQTMYAAPASSVHADLVELAGGPDGIVKKARERFDSGQLEETLQLLDVVLNPERKHEGALKLRIETCMLLNARTDNVIEQGWLAEFIRRDERALKELSKPPKKRSKAS, via the coding sequence ATGCCAGCGGTTACGCGACGAAGGTGGGGCTCGTTCGCCATCGGCTTGTTGCTCATTGCCACGCCCGCGACAGCCTGGGGACAAGGCATTGCGCAACAAAATATCTTGCAGGCCTTCGCCGATCAAAAAGAGGCCCTCAAAGTCAACGACCACATCTACCAGGCCAGCGGATTCAGCAATACCTATCTGGTGACGACCTCTGCGGGGAACGTCATCATCGACACCTCGACGAGCGCCTTCGCAGGCCGCCACAAGAAACTCTTGCAGGCGGTGAACAAGGAGCCGATCAAGTACATCATTCTCACGCACGGGCATCCGGATCACATGGGCGGCATACGCCAGTGGCGCGAGCCCGGCACCGAGGTGATCGCGCAGGCCAACTATCCGGCGTTTCGCGAGTACCATCGCCGTCTGCTGGCCTTCCACGCGCGCCGCGCCGCGGCGCAGTACAACCTGGCGCTGCCGGTCACCCTCTCGGCGGCCGAAGAACTGTTGCGTCCCGATTACGACGCCACGATCACCTTCGAGAAGGAGTACACGTTCAAGCTGGGCGAACTGACGTTCGAGCTGCACGCCGCGCCGGGCGAGACGCAGGATCAATTGGCCATCTGGATCCCCGAGTTGAAAACCGCCTTCTTGGGAGACAACTACTACGAAACGTTTCCGAACATCTACACGCTGCGCGGGACTGAGTTCCGCTCGCCCGCGCTGTGGATCAAGTCGCTCGAGATGGTGCGCTCCTGGCATCCCGAGCTCCTGCTGGGGAGCCACGTGGAGCCGATCAAGGGAGCGAAAGAAATCGAGCAGCGGCTGACCCACTACATCGAGGCGATTCGCTACGTCGACAACGAGACGGTGAAGGGGATGAACGCCGGCAAGGATGTCCACACGCTGATGCGCGAGATCAAGCTGCCCGACGAGCTCAAGATCGGCGAGCAGTATGGTCGGCTCACGTGGTCGATTCGCGGCATCTACGAGGGATACGTGGGCTGGTTCGATGAGTTGCCGCAGACGATGTACGCCGCGCCGGCCTCGAGCGTCCACGCCGACCTGGTCGAGCTGGCGGGGGGCCCCGACGGCATCGTGAAGAAAGCCCGCGAGCGTTTCGACTCCGGGCAGCTCGAAGAGACGCTGCAACTACTCGACGTCGTGTTGAACCCCGAGCGCAAGCACGAAGGGGCTCTGAAGCTGCGCATCGAAACCTGCATGCTCTTGAACGCGCGCACGGACAACGTTATCGAACAGGGCTGGCTGGCCGAGTTCATCCGCCGCGACGAACGGGCGCTCAAGGAATTGAGCAAGCCGCCGAAAAAGCGATCGAAGGCGAGCTAA